In a genomic window of Paraburkholderia phenazinium:
- a CDS encoding 2-hydroxyacid dehydrogenase, which produces MHKAEVLVVTRYPDADMAALAQHYTLHVLADAEDPDALLAEIAPRIRALATNGEAGASAKLIDALPHLEIIVSYGVGVDAIDLERAAQRNIRVTYTPDVLTDDVADLGIALLLSVARDIPQNDAIVRAGEWGHVQIPLATRVFGKRLGILGLGRVGRAVAKRAAGFDMAISYHDRNRFDDSPYTFHETAVELARHSDFLIICAAADRSNRASIGHEVLDALGPDSFLINIARGSIIDEPVLLNYLTERRIRGAALDVFWSEPAIDPRFFALHNVVLQPHRASGTVETRAAMAHLVRNNLAAFFVGEPLITEYTAHKTRT; this is translated from the coding sequence ATGCACAAGGCTGAGGTACTGGTAGTTACCCGGTATCCGGACGCAGATATGGCGGCGCTGGCGCAGCATTACACGCTGCACGTGCTTGCCGACGCGGAAGACCCGGATGCGTTGCTCGCGGAGATCGCACCCCGTATCCGGGCACTCGCGACGAATGGCGAAGCCGGCGCCAGCGCGAAGCTGATTGACGCACTGCCGCACCTGGAAATCATCGTGTCATACGGTGTGGGGGTGGATGCAATCGACCTGGAACGCGCCGCGCAGCGCAACATACGTGTCACGTACACGCCGGACGTCCTGACCGACGACGTCGCCGACCTGGGGATCGCCCTGCTGCTTTCGGTGGCCCGAGACATTCCGCAGAACGATGCGATTGTGCGTGCGGGTGAATGGGGACACGTGCAGATTCCGCTTGCCACCCGCGTGTTCGGCAAGCGGCTGGGAATTCTTGGACTCGGACGCGTCGGCCGTGCGGTCGCCAAACGGGCAGCGGGGTTCGATATGGCGATTTCGTACCATGATCGCAACCGCTTCGACGACAGCCCTTATACGTTTCATGAAACTGCGGTCGAGCTAGCGCGTCATAGCGATTTCCTCATCATCTGCGCGGCTGCGGACCGAAGCAATCGCGCGTCGATTGGCCACGAGGTACTGGACGCGCTTGGACCGGATAGCTTCCTCATCAATATCGCGCGGGGCAGTATCATCGACGAGCCGGTTTTGTTGAACTATCTAACGGAGCGGCGCATCCGCGGTGCGGCACTCGACGTATTCTGGAGCGAACCCGCCATCGATCCGCGCTTTTTTGCGTTGCACAACGTCGTGCTGCAGCCGCACCGGGCCAGCGGGACGGTAGAAACCCGCGCGGCAATGGCGCATCTGGTACGGAACAATCTGGCGGCGTTCTTCGTCGGCGAGCCGCTCATCACCGAATACACGGCCCACAAGACGCGCACCTGA
- a CDS encoding IlvD/Edd family dehydratase: MSHDNAPHDNPKSDADTPERRLRSRRWFDDPSDPGMTALYLERYMNYGITREELQSGKPIIGIAQTGSDLAPCNRHHLQLAQRVRDGIRDAGGIPLEFPVHPIQETGKRPTAALDRNLAYLGLVEILHGYPIDGVVLTTGCDKTTPACLMAAATVNIPSIVLSGGPMLDGWWKGKLAGSGTVIWDARKRLSAGEIGYEQFIEEVSSSAPSAGHCNTMGTALSMNSLAEALGMSLPNCAAIPAPHRERGWIAYHTGKRIVDMVAENLRPSDIMTKGAFENAVVAAAALGASSNCPIHMIAIARHMGVEHTLDDWQRLGPDVPLLVDCQPAGRFLGEAFHRAGGVPAVMRELFAAGKLDGSVRTVTGRTLEEDLAAVPEPDREVIRAYDKPLREAAGYVVLSGNLFDSAVMKISVIDQAFRKRFLSDPEHPDVFEGKAIVFEGPEDYHARIEDPELGVDDHSVLVIRNCGPVGYPGGAEVVNMQPPAALIKRGIDTLPTLGDGRQSGTSASPSILNVSPEAAVGGNLALLRTGDRLRIDLNSRKVDVLIPDEEMAQRRAAYTLPKLEHKTPWEEIYRSMVGQQGTGACLEPATLYLNIIETRGESRHNH; encoded by the coding sequence ATGTCTCACGATAACGCCCCCCACGATAACCCGAAGAGCGACGCAGACACGCCCGAACGACGCCTGCGCAGCCGTCGCTGGTTCGACGATCCCTCGGATCCCGGCATGACCGCGCTGTATCTCGAGCGTTATATGAACTACGGCATTACCCGCGAAGAGCTGCAATCGGGCAAGCCGATCATCGGCATTGCACAGACCGGCTCCGATCTCGCGCCGTGCAACCGCCACCACCTGCAGCTCGCGCAGCGCGTACGCGACGGCATTCGCGACGCGGGCGGCATTCCGCTTGAATTTCCGGTGCATCCGATCCAGGAAACCGGCAAGCGGCCCACCGCCGCGCTCGATCGCAATCTCGCGTATCTGGGTTTGGTGGAGATCCTCCACGGCTACCCGATCGATGGCGTGGTGCTCACCACAGGTTGCGACAAGACCACGCCCGCGTGTCTGATGGCGGCCGCCACCGTCAACATTCCGTCAATCGTGCTGTCCGGCGGACCGATGCTCGACGGCTGGTGGAAAGGCAAGCTCGCGGGTTCCGGCACGGTGATCTGGGATGCCCGCAAGCGCCTGTCGGCCGGTGAAATCGGCTACGAGCAGTTTATTGAGGAGGTGTCGTCTTCGGCGCCATCCGCCGGCCACTGCAACACCATGGGCACGGCGCTGTCGATGAATTCGCTCGCCGAAGCGCTCGGCATGTCTCTGCCTAACTGCGCGGCGATTCCGGCGCCTCATCGTGAACGCGGCTGGATCGCGTATCACACCGGCAAGCGTATCGTCGACATGGTCGCGGAGAATCTGCGCCCATCCGACATCATGACAAAGGGCGCATTCGAAAACGCGGTCGTGGCAGCGGCGGCGCTCGGCGCCTCGTCGAACTGTCCGATTCACATGATCGCGATTGCACGTCATATGGGTGTCGAGCACACGCTCGACGACTGGCAGCGTCTCGGCCCTGACGTACCGCTGCTGGTGGACTGCCAGCCTGCGGGGCGCTTCCTCGGCGAAGCCTTCCATCGGGCGGGCGGCGTGCCTGCCGTGATGCGCGAACTGTTTGCCGCCGGCAAGCTGGACGGCAGTGTGCGCACCGTCACAGGCCGTACGCTGGAGGAGGATCTTGCGGCGGTGCCGGAACCGGACCGCGAGGTGATTCGCGCCTACGACAAGCCCCTCAGGGAGGCGGCCGGCTATGTGGTGCTGTCGGGCAACCTGTTCGACAGCGCGGTGATGAAGATCAGCGTGATCGATCAGGCGTTCCGCAAACGCTTCCTCTCGGACCCCGAACATCCCGACGTGTTCGAAGGCAAGGCGATCGTGTTCGAAGGGCCCGAGGACTATCACGCGCGGATCGAAGATCCGGAACTCGGTGTCGACGATCATTCCGTCCTGGTGATTCGCAACTGCGGACCGGTTGGGTATCCGGGCGGCGCGGAGGTCGTCAATATGCAACCGCCCGCGGCCTTGATCAAACGGGGCATCGACACGCTGCCGACCCTGGGCGATGGCCGTCAGAGCGGCACATCCGCGAGTCCGTCGATCCTGAACGTGTCGCCGGAAGCCGCGGTAGGCGGTAACCTGGCACTGCTGAGAACCGGTGACCGCCTGCGCATCGATCTCAACTCGCGCAAGGTCGACGTCCTGATTCCGGACGAAGAAATGGCGCAGCGCCGGGCCGCCTACACGCTGCCCAAGCTGGAGCACAAGACGCCGTGGGAAGAGATCTACCGCAGCATGGTCGGGCAGCAAGGCACGGGGGCGTGCCTCGAACCCGCGACGCTATATCTGAACATCATCGAAACCCGGGGAGAGTCGCGACACAATCATTGA
- a CDS encoding LacI family DNA-binding transcriptional regulator, whose product MADVARLAGVSKMTVSRVLTGQHVGAETRERVLRVVAETGYVADASAGALSSGRSNFVVVLVPSLSSSNFSDMVRGINDVVESRNLQLLLGNTDYMLEREEALIKTLLRYQPRGIVLAGGHHTEEAHSLLTRARIPVIETWELPRHPIDRVVGFSNAEAASSMVHYLYARGYKRIGFVSSASKLDLRGIARRRGYLNAVRAEARHEARDITQTEWTTNMAHGLAMGHGAAALGQLLERWPDTDAVMCASDIHAFGVIMACHRRGLVVPRDIAVAGFGDFEVSRHCYPTITTIAVDPYGIGHAAGESLLTAVDEIDHGEIPSKSRREKEAPARERRETPKLVKIHYEVVQRESA is encoded by the coding sequence ATGGCCGACGTCGCGCGCCTTGCAGGCGTGTCGAAAATGACGGTCTCACGGGTTCTCACGGGGCAGCACGTCGGGGCCGAGACGCGGGAGCGCGTACTGCGGGTGGTCGCGGAAACCGGCTATGTCGCCGACGCGAGCGCCGGTGCGCTATCGTCAGGGCGGTCGAATTTTGTCGTCGTGCTGGTGCCGTCGCTTTCCAGTTCCAACTTCTCCGACATGGTGCGTGGCATCAACGACGTCGTTGAATCGCGCAATCTGCAGTTGCTGCTGGGTAACACCGACTACATGCTGGAGCGCGAGGAGGCGCTGATCAAGACGCTGCTGCGCTATCAGCCGCGCGGCATCGTGCTGGCGGGCGGCCACCACACCGAGGAGGCCCACTCGCTTCTGACGCGCGCGCGGATTCCGGTGATCGAGACGTGGGAGTTGCCACGCCATCCGATCGACCGCGTTGTCGGCTTCTCGAACGCCGAAGCCGCGAGCAGCATGGTGCATTATCTCTACGCACGCGGTTATAAGCGCATTGGTTTCGTCAGTAGTGCGTCAAAACTGGACCTGCGCGGTATCGCGCGGCGCCGTGGGTACCTGAACGCCGTGCGTGCGGAGGCCCGCCATGAGGCGCGCGACATCACGCAAACCGAATGGACCACCAACATGGCTCACGGCCTTGCAATGGGCCATGGTGCAGCGGCGCTCGGCCAGTTGCTCGAACGCTGGCCGGATACCGACGCGGTGATGTGCGCGAGCGACATTCACGCGTTCGGCGTGATCATGGCCTGCCATCGGCGTGGCCTCGTGGTGCCTCGCGATATCGCGGTGGCGGGGTTCGGCGATTTCGAGGTGTCGCGGCACTGCTACCCGACCATCACCACGATCGCCGTCGATCCTTACGGCATTGGTCATGCGGCCGGTGAGTCGCTGCTCACCGCGGTCGACGAGATCGACCACGGCGAGATACCGAGCAAATCACGCCGCGAGAAGGAAGCGCCGGCGCGCGAGCGGCGCGAAACGCCGAAGCTCGTCAAGATCCACTACGAGGTCGTGCAGCGCGAGAGCGCTTGA
- a CDS encoding PDDEXK nuclease domain-containing protein: protein MLKTAESAEPLDPVTPEAAIKDPFVLEFLALKDEYSESDLEDALIPRLADFLLELGDEFAFVGRQRRLRIDDTWFRVDLVFFHRRLRCLIIIDLKAGRFSYADAGQMHLYLNYAREHGMLPGENPPVGLILCTEKGAAEAHYALDNLANKVLAAEYQTVLPDEQLIADALQRSRQELEDRRRLQDGKGDES, encoded by the coding sequence ATGCTAAAGACAGCTGAATCCGCGGAACCTCTTGACCCGGTGACGCCGGAGGCGGCGATCAAGGATCCCTTCGTCCTCGAGTTTTTAGCCCTCAAGGACGAGTATTCAGAGAGTGATCTTGAAGACGCGCTGATCCCGCGCCTGGCGGACTTTCTCCTGGAACTGGGCGATGAATTCGCATTCGTTGGACGTCAGCGTCGATTGCGCATCGATGACACATGGTTTCGTGTGGATCTCGTCTTCTTCCACCGCCGTCTTCGTTGTTTGATCATTATCGATCTGAAGGCTGGGCGTTTCAGCTATGCCGATGCCGGGCAAATGCATCTCTACCTCAATTACGCCAGGGAACATGGGATGCTGCCTGGCGAGAATCCTCCCGTGGGCCTTATTCTGTGCACCGAGAAGGGGGCGGCCGAGGCACATTACGCCCTCGACAATTTGGCCAATAAGGTCCTGGCGGCAGAGTACCAGACGGTGCTGCCCGACGAGCAACTGATTGCCGATGCATTGCAGCGTTCGCGGCAAGAACTTGAGGATCGGCGACGTCTGCAGGACGGCAAAGGGGACGAGTCGTGA
- a CDS encoding electron transfer flavoprotein subunit alpha/FixB family protein produces the protein MTILVIAEHDNASLKAATLNTVAAAAKIGGDVHVLIAGHNAQGAADAAAKVAGVAKVLLADAPQLEAGLAENVEATVLNIAKDYSHILAPATAYGKNIAPRIAAKLDVAQISDITAVDSADTFERPIYAGNAIATVQSGDPIKVITVRTTGFDPVAAEGGSAAVEKIAAAADSGLSQFVSREVTKLDRPELTSASIIVSGGRGLGSGENYAKVLEPLADKLGAALGASRAAVDAGFVPNDYQVGQTGKIVAPQLYVAVGISGAIQHLAGMKDSKVIVAINKDPEAPIFSVADYGLVGDLFTVVPEFEATLSQV, from the coding sequence ATGACGATTCTGGTAATTGCGGAACACGACAACGCGTCGCTGAAAGCGGCGACGCTCAATACGGTTGCGGCAGCCGCGAAGATTGGCGGCGACGTCCACGTGCTGATCGCGGGTCACAACGCGCAAGGCGCGGCGGATGCGGCAGCGAAGGTTGCAGGCGTCGCCAAGGTGTTGCTGGCCGATGCGCCGCAACTCGAAGCGGGCCTCGCGGAAAACGTCGAAGCCACGGTATTGAACATTGCGAAGGACTACTCGCATATCCTGGCGCCGGCTACCGCCTACGGCAAGAACATTGCGCCGCGTATCGCCGCGAAGCTCGATGTCGCGCAGATCAGCGATATCACCGCCGTGGATAGCGCCGACACGTTCGAGCGCCCGATCTACGCAGGCAACGCGATCGCGACGGTGCAATCGGGCGACCCGATCAAGGTCATCACGGTGCGTACCACCGGCTTCGACCCGGTGGCGGCAGAAGGCGGCAGCGCAGCGGTCGAGAAGATCGCCGCCGCAGCCGACAGCGGCCTGTCGCAGTTCGTTAGCCGTGAAGTGACGAAGCTGGACCGTCCGGAACTGACCTCGGCGTCGATCATCGTCTCTGGTGGTCGGGGTCTGGGCAGCGGCGAGAATTACGCCAAGGTGCTTGAGCCGCTGGCGGACAAGCTCGGCGCGGCCCTCGGTGCTTCACGCGCCGCAGTCGACGCAGGCTTCGTGCCGAACGACTACCAGGTGGGCCAGACCGGCAAGATCGTCGCGCCGCAACTGTACGTCGCGGTGGGCATCTCGGGTGCAATCCAGCATCTGGCCGGCATGAAGGACTCGAAGGTGATCGTGGCAATCAACAAGGACCCGGAAGCGCCGATTTTCAGCGTCGCCGATTACGGTCTGGTGGGCGATCTGTTCACGGTGGTGCCGGAGTTCGAGGCAACACTGTCTCAAGTGTAG
- a CDS encoding electron transfer flavoprotein subunit beta/FixA family protein, which translates to MKIVVPVKRVVDYNVKVRVKSDGTGVDIANVKMSMNPFDEIAVEEAVRLREAGVATEVIAVSAGVAQAQETLRTALAIGADRAILIESNEDLQPLAVAKLLKALVDKEQPSLVILGKQAIDDDSNQTGQMLAALANLPQATFASKVVVADGKATVSREVDGGAETLALTLPAVITTDLRLNEPRYVTLPNIMKAKKKPLETLKPEDLGVDVTPRLKTLKVVEPPKRSAGVKVADVKTLVEKLKTEAKVL; encoded by the coding sequence ATGAAAATTGTTGTGCCAGTCAAGAGAGTGGTCGATTACAACGTGAAAGTCCGGGTGAAGTCGGACGGCACGGGTGTCGACATTGCGAATGTAAAGATGTCGATGAATCCGTTCGACGAGATCGCCGTGGAAGAAGCGGTGCGTCTGCGGGAAGCGGGTGTGGCGACGGAAGTGATCGCCGTGTCGGCGGGTGTCGCGCAGGCGCAGGAAACGCTGCGTACGGCGCTGGCGATCGGCGCGGACCGCGCGATCCTGATCGAGTCGAACGAAGACCTGCAGCCGCTGGCCGTGGCCAAGCTGCTCAAGGCGCTGGTCGACAAGGAACAGCCTTCGCTGGTGATTCTCGGCAAGCAGGCCATCGACGACGATTCGAACCAGACCGGTCAGATGCTGGCTGCGCTGGCGAATCTGCCGCAAGCGACGTTCGCCTCGAAGGTGGTCGTGGCCGACGGCAAGGCAACGGTGTCGCGCGAAGTGGACGGCGGGGCGGAAACGCTGGCGCTGACGCTGCCGGCCGTGATCACCACCGATCTGCGCCTGAACGAGCCGCGCTATGTGACGCTGCCGAACATCATGAAGGCCAAGAAAAAGCCGCTGGAAACGCTCAAGCCGGAAGACCTCGGCGTTGATGTGACGCCGCGTCTGAAAACGCTGAAGGTCGTCGAGCCGCCCAAGCGCAGCGCCGGTGTGAAGGTTGCTGACGTGAAGACGCTGGTCGAGAAGCTGAAGACCGAAGCCAAGGTGCTCTAA
- a CDS encoding thiamine pyrophosphate-binding protein has product MSVNWPETIFEHFKAADVRQVAYVPDAGHKRLIELCEADADIHAVSLTTEEEGVAMMGGAWVGGQRGVLLLQSSGVGNCINMLSLQHECRMPIVMLVTMRGEWGEFNPWQVAMGKSTQEALESAGVYVYRADDPAEVPETVRAALNFGYNTSRMIAVLIGQRVIGTKNFNK; this is encoded by the coding sequence ATGTCAGTCAACTGGCCGGAAACAATCTTCGAGCACTTCAAAGCCGCTGACGTGCGGCAAGTGGCATACGTGCCTGATGCGGGGCACAAACGTCTCATCGAACTCTGCGAAGCAGACGCGGACATTCACGCGGTTTCCCTGACCACCGAAGAAGAAGGTGTGGCCATGATGGGCGGCGCGTGGGTCGGCGGCCAGCGCGGCGTATTGCTGCTGCAGTCGAGCGGCGTGGGCAACTGCATCAACATGCTCTCGCTGCAACATGAATGCCGCATGCCCATCGTGATGCTGGTCACGATGCGCGGAGAATGGGGTGAATTCAATCCCTGGCAAGTCGCCATGGGCAAATCCACCCAGGAAGCCCTTGAATCGGCGGGCGTCTACGTCTACCGCGCGGACGATCCCGCCGAAGTCCCCGAGACCGTGCGCGCCGCGTTGAATTTTGGCTACAACACCTCCCGGATGATTGCGGTCCTGATTGGACAGCGCGTTATCGGCACCAAAAACTTTAACAAGTGA
- a CDS encoding thiamine pyrophosphate-dependent enzyme: MTQQTTPLNRRLTVKRILRDRQQDVLAVTSLGNPTFDVAAAGDTAQNFYLWGAMGGAVSFGLGIALAQPEKRVIIFVGDGEMMMGLGSLATVGVDKPANLSIVVIDNEHYAETGMQLAHAGRGVDITAIARAAGFETATTIYTEGELEEYVDVILKATGPVLATVKVRTDPEPTSLPPRDGPYLRSRFREALLGARAHASQ, encoded by the coding sequence ATGACACAGCAGACGACGCCCCTGAATCGTCGACTGACGGTGAAGCGGATTCTCCGCGATCGGCAGCAGGACGTTCTGGCAGTGACCAGCCTTGGCAATCCAACCTTCGACGTGGCGGCCGCCGGCGACACGGCTCAAAACTTCTATCTGTGGGGCGCAATGGGGGGAGCCGTCAGCTTCGGCCTCGGCATTGCGCTTGCACAGCCCGAGAAACGCGTCATCATATTCGTTGGCGATGGCGAAATGATGATGGGACTGGGATCGCTCGCAACGGTCGGTGTCGATAAGCCGGCCAATCTCTCAATCGTCGTGATCGACAACGAGCACTACGCGGAAACCGGCATGCAGCTAGCCCATGCTGGACGCGGTGTAGACATCACGGCAATCGCACGCGCGGCCGGCTTCGAAACGGCAACGACAATCTACACCGAGGGCGAACTCGAGGAGTATGTCGACGTCATTCTCAAGGCCACCGGTCCCGTGCTCGCCACGGTAAAGGTCAGAACGGATCCCGAACCCACCTCCCTGCCGCCCCGTGACGGACCCTATCTGCGAAGCCGCTTCCGCGAAGCGTTGCTCGGCGCGAGAGCTCACGCGAGCCAGTAA
- a CDS encoding helix-turn-helix domain-containing protein produces the protein MPAKADSDMLVEVFRQLDRQPEMLERVFDCFPDVLYYIKDAQARYLSVNQTLIARSGLARDEVIGKTADQLFPVTGASTNAQDLSIIETQSPIVDRLRLYSSGLGHRYWCLSSKFPVLNEDGQAIGLIGVSRDLPRPDERHHGYRRLLEYLDYLEQNLGQNILVTEAAQQVSISVDTLERLTREVFHLTPKQLLMKLRIDHACKLLETTDHSITEIATECGYADHSAFTRQFKSATHLTPRQYRNARGRGLHPH, from the coding sequence ATGCCCGCCAAGGCCGATTCCGATATGTTGGTGGAGGTCTTTAGACAACTGGACCGGCAGCCCGAGATGCTCGAGCGCGTCTTCGACTGCTTTCCGGACGTGCTCTACTACATCAAGGACGCGCAGGCGCGCTATCTGTCCGTCAATCAGACGCTCATTGCCCGAAGCGGGCTGGCGCGCGACGAGGTGATCGGCAAGACAGCCGACCAGTTATTTCCGGTGACCGGCGCCAGCACCAACGCGCAAGACCTGAGCATTATCGAAACCCAGTCTCCCATCGTCGACAGGCTGCGTCTCTACTCCTCCGGATTGGGTCATCGATACTGGTGCCTGAGCTCCAAGTTCCCGGTGCTCAACGAAGACGGACAAGCCATTGGACTCATCGGCGTATCGCGCGATTTACCCCGCCCTGATGAACGTCACCACGGCTACCGCCGCCTGCTCGAATATCTGGATTATCTGGAACAGAACCTGGGACAGAATATCCTGGTCACCGAAGCGGCGCAGCAAGTCTCCATCTCTGTCGACACGCTGGAACGTCTGACCCGTGAGGTATTTCATCTGACGCCCAAGCAACTGCTGATGAAATTGCGGATCGATCATGCGTGCAAGCTGCTGGAGACGACTGACCACAGCATCACGGAAATCGCGACCGAGTGCGGCTACGCAGACCACAGCGCATTTACGCGTCAGTTCAAATCTGCCACGCACCTCACGCCCCGGCAGTATCGAAACGCACGCGGGCGTGGCCTGCATCCTCACTGA
- a CDS encoding NAD(P)/FAD-dependent oxidoreductase produces the protein MSERIVITGGGAIGCSIAYFLSLQKMEGREIWVIEKDPTYQIASSSLSASSIRQQFSTPICIQLSQFGYEFFSSCEREKVRYGAGVDLVDCGYLFVGNAQQESVLRRRSALARSLGVELQEHSPETLQRRYPWMNVGDLAYGVEGLAGEGWFDGYSLMQWFRNRAREAGVHFVTGEAARYRTRGNRVTHVELTDGREIAGDAFVNAGGAWCAPLAQSIGVDLPVRPRRRSAFVVSCPTAITDMPILIDTSGVYLRREQNHFLCIVSPSAEQDLDHLPLDVQFSEFDEIIWPALAERIPAFEALRVEHAWAGYYEYNVLDQNGIVGQSGPENSFVAAGFSGHGMMHSPGVGRAVAELLHFGEFKTLDLSPLSPARLATGQLVIEEGVY, from the coding sequence ATGAGCGAAAGAATTGTCATCACGGGCGGGGGAGCGATTGGCTGTTCAATCGCGTATTTTCTAAGCCTGCAGAAGATGGAGGGTCGCGAGATCTGGGTGATCGAAAAGGATCCGACCTATCAGATTGCATCGTCGTCGCTATCGGCGAGCTCGATCCGGCAACAGTTTTCAACGCCCATCTGCATTCAGCTATCGCAGTTCGGCTATGAATTCTTTTCCTCCTGCGAGCGAGAGAAGGTACGGTACGGCGCCGGCGTCGATCTGGTGGACTGCGGCTACCTGTTCGTGGGCAACGCGCAGCAAGAGAGCGTGCTGCGGCGCCGGAGCGCTCTTGCCCGATCGCTCGGGGTGGAACTGCAGGAGCATTCACCCGAGACGTTGCAGCGCCGCTACCCGTGGATGAACGTCGGCGATCTGGCCTATGGTGTCGAAGGTTTGGCAGGCGAGGGCTGGTTTGACGGGTACAGCCTCATGCAGTGGTTCAGAAACCGTGCTCGTGAAGCGGGCGTTCATTTCGTCACCGGTGAAGCGGCGCGCTACCGGACACGAGGAAACCGGGTGACCCATGTCGAGTTGACGGACGGACGGGAAATCGCCGGGGACGCGTTCGTGAATGCCGGCGGCGCGTGGTGCGCGCCTCTTGCGCAAAGCATCGGTGTCGATCTGCCGGTTCGGCCGAGACGGCGTTCGGCGTTCGTCGTGTCATGCCCGACAGCGATCACGGATATGCCGATCCTGATCGATACGTCCGGCGTGTACCTGCGCAGGGAGCAGAATCATTTCCTCTGCATCGTCTCGCCCTCGGCTGAACAGGATCTGGATCACCTGCCACTCGACGTGCAGTTTTCCGAATTTGACGAGATCATCTGGCCGGCGCTGGCAGAGCGGATCCCTGCGTTTGAAGCGCTGCGTGTGGAACATGCCTGGGCCGGCTACTACGAATACAACGTTCTCGACCAGAACGGCATCGTCGGTCAGTCGGGTCCGGAAAACTCGTTCGTCGCGGCGGGTTTCAGCGGCCATGGGATGATGCACAGTCCAGGCGTTGGCCGCGCGGTGGCCGAACTGTTGCACTTCGGCGAATTCAAAACGCTGGATCTCTCGCCGCTATCGCCGGCGCGGCTCGCGACGGGTCAACTGGTGATCGAGGAAGGCGTCTACTAG
- a CDS encoding pyridoxal phosphate-dependent aminotransferase encodes MGFIADRIGQIAPAQTMAMAAKAAELRRAGKNVISLSQGEPDFHTPENIQAAAIRAMREGKTRYTEAAGIRELREAIVAKLQRDNGVAYPVDGVSVAVGAKQAIFAAFFATLNPGDEVIVPAPCWVSYPEIVKMANGTTIVVACDEAAGFKLTAAQLEASITSRTKWLMLNSPSNPTGAVYSADELGHIAEVLRRHPHVWVLSDDIYEKLIYTGSPFVNILNVAPELQERTLIINGVSKMYSMTGWRIGYSAGPVALIRAMNLVQGQIVTSASSVSQYAAIEALNGDQTFVETSRRAFDERRKLVVNALSDIPGLHGNQPEGAFYAFVGCRGAIGSRTPNGALLQSDQDFVMYLLEEANVAVVSGSGFLLSPYFRLSYAASLDDLNEALSRIRTACQNLATVAV; translated from the coding sequence ATGGGCTTCATTGCAGACCGCATTGGCCAGATCGCTCCTGCGCAGACGATGGCAATGGCAGCAAAAGCGGCAGAACTGCGCCGGGCGGGGAAGAATGTTATTTCTCTGTCGCAAGGCGAACCCGACTTCCATACGCCCGAGAATATTCAGGCGGCCGCGATTCGTGCCATGCGCGAAGGCAAGACGCGTTACACGGAGGCCGCGGGCATCCGCGAGTTGCGCGAAGCGATCGTCGCGAAACTTCAGCGTGACAATGGCGTCGCTTACCCCGTGGACGGTGTCAGCGTGGCTGTGGGTGCGAAGCAGGCGATTTTCGCGGCCTTTTTCGCGACCCTTAATCCAGGTGATGAAGTCATCGTGCCGGCGCCGTGCTGGGTGTCCTATCCGGAGATCGTCAAAATGGCGAACGGGACGACGATCGTCGTGGCGTGCGATGAGGCAGCAGGGTTCAAACTGACGGCGGCTCAGCTGGAGGCATCGATTACGTCCCGCACCAAGTGGCTGATGCTGAATTCGCCGTCGAATCCGACAGGCGCGGTTTACTCGGCCGACGAACTCGGCCACATCGCGGAAGTATTGCGTCGACATCCCCATGTCTGGGTACTGTCGGACGATATATACGAAAAGCTTATCTACACCGGCAGTCCGTTCGTCAACATCCTGAACGTCGCGCCGGAGTTGCAGGAGCGGACGCTCATCATCAACGGCGTCTCCAAGATGTACTCAATGACAGGCTGGCGGATCGGCTATTCCGCTGGACCTGTGGCGCTCATCCGCGCCATGAATCTGGTGCAAGGCCAGATTGTGACGAGTGCGTCATCGGTGTCGCAGTATGCTGCGATCGAGGCGCTCAATGGTGATCAGACTTTCGTCGAGACATCGCGACGGGCTTTCGACGAACGCCGGAAGCTCGTCGTCAACGCGTTGAGCGATATACCAGGCCTGCATGGCAATCAGCCCGAGGGCGCGTTTTATGCGTTCGTCGGCTGCCGTGGCGCGATTGGCAGTCGCACGCCGAACGGCGCGCTTCTGCAGAGCGACCAGGACTTCGTCATGTACCTGCTGGAGGAGGCAAACGTAGCGGTGGTGTCAGGCTCCGGTTTTCTGCTGTCGCCGTACTTCAGACTCTCTTACGCCGCGTCACTCGATGACCTGAACGAAGCGCTCAGCCGGATTCGCACCGCATGTCAAAACCTCGCGACGGTGGCGGTTTGA